The Sporosarcina luteola genome contains a region encoding:
- the gpr gene encoding GPR endopeptidase yields MDKYDFYRTDLLVENEEMVRHRTEKEKQKLQDSEGIQFDEQRKGRVILTSVKINDEGEKRIGKKKGTYLTLTNPTLMHTDREGLQEMAEMLKSKLTEMTEGITDLKNGKILFVGLGNREVTPDAVGPLTMDRLKEIVPLYYSDDGSEVFVYAPGVTIQTGLETADFVNALVNEIKPDLLIVIDALAARDSSRLCKTIQMTDTGIHPGSGVGNSRKELSRETLGIPVIAIGIPTVVDGPVLIADAINTLFTYIASKIEEESHPSSRLSVGNWLHTPNKDADRSKLIPIFGDWTSWPHEERVQLFEEVLSNHDLNTFISPKEIDSWAALYAETLTDSISEWIEDIKTSH; encoded by the coding sequence ATGGATAAATACGATTTTTACCGAACGGACCTCCTAGTGGAAAACGAAGAAATGGTTCGTCATCGGACAGAAAAAGAGAAGCAGAAATTACAGGATTCGGAAGGCATACAATTTGACGAGCAACGGAAAGGCAGAGTGATTTTGACATCAGTCAAAATCAATGATGAAGGAGAAAAGAGGATTGGCAAGAAAAAGGGCACCTATTTGACGCTGACGAATCCGACGCTAATGCATACTGATCGTGAAGGCCTTCAGGAGATGGCGGAAATGCTTAAGTCCAAACTGACAGAGATGACTGAAGGCATAACGGATTTGAAAAACGGAAAAATTCTATTCGTTGGCCTAGGGAACCGGGAAGTGACGCCTGACGCAGTCGGACCGCTAACAATGGATCGTTTGAAAGAAATTGTACCGCTATATTATTCGGACGATGGCAGCGAGGTATTCGTATATGCACCAGGCGTGACAATTCAAACGGGGCTTGAAACAGCTGATTTTGTCAATGCGTTGGTCAACGAAATCAAACCTGATCTACTGATTGTCATAGATGCATTGGCAGCCAGGGACAGTTCAAGATTATGCAAAACAATACAGATGACAGACACAGGCATTCATCCCGGTTCGGGAGTGGGGAATAGCCGCAAGGAGTTATCCAGAGAAACGTTGGGAATCCCGGTCATCGCAATCGGCATCCCGACTGTCGTGGATGGACCTGTATTGATTGCGGATGCCATCAATACGTTATTCACTTATATCGCGTCCAAAATCGAGGAGGAAAGTCATCCATCCTCAAGACTGTCTGTTGGGAATTGGTTGCATACTCCTAATAAGGATGCAGATCGGTCGAAACTAATTCCTATTTTCGGGGATTGGACTTCATGGCCCCATGAAGAACGGGTGCAATTATTTGAAGAAGTTTTATCGAACCACGATTTGAATACATTCATTTCACCGAAAGAGATTGACTCTTGGGCCGCTCTTTATGCGGAGACATTAACCGATTCGATCAGTGAGTGGATTGAGGATATTAAAACGAGTCATTGA
- the spoIIP gene encoding stage II sporulation protein P: MKKNMQIWLVIVFVLFLFPVLIQFIPEESKISNSKIIKENAIIVYASNIVEEEKVEAEPEPEPEPEVSKELETIAGKVLIYFTHATEAYKPITKAVDGKIMVNHQTENVMKMGDKLKGLLELNGVETDTLKKIVPHGRAYNDIRPFVKKQLSENEYDLIIDIHRDAVGPDKTTIVHEGERYAKVAFVLGLDNPSYKQNEVMTNRVKTEMEKRIPGITRNVISKGGAGVDGKYNQDLHPNIILIELGGIGNSEDELYRTVAIIAESISELLSNSDDAEEK, encoded by the coding sequence TTGAAGAAAAATATGCAAATATGGCTTGTAATCGTATTCGTTCTTTTCCTTTTCCCGGTACTCATCCAATTTATACCGGAAGAATCAAAAATCTCTAATTCGAAAATCATCAAGGAAAATGCAATAATCGTTTACGCTTCCAATATCGTCGAGGAAGAGAAAGTGGAGGCGGAACCTGAACCTGAACCTGAACCAGAAGTCAGCAAGGAACTTGAAACGATAGCCGGGAAAGTCTTGATTTATTTCACCCATGCAACGGAAGCGTATAAACCGATCACAAAAGCGGTCGATGGAAAAATCATGGTGAACCATCAGACAGAAAATGTGATGAAGATGGGAGATAAACTCAAAGGATTACTTGAATTGAACGGTGTGGAAACTGACACGCTGAAAAAGATTGTGCCGCACGGGCGTGCTTATAACGATATTAGGCCATTTGTCAAAAAGCAACTTTCCGAAAATGAATATGATTTGATCATAGACATTCATCGCGATGCAGTCGGTCCCGACAAGACGACAATTGTCCATGAAGGGGAAAGGTACGCGAAAGTCGCATTCGTACTTGGGTTGGATAATCCTTCTTATAAACAGAATGAAGTGATGACGAATAGAGTGAAGACGGAAATGGAGAAAAGGATACCAGGCATCACGAGGAATGTCATCTCTAAAGGCGGAGCGGGCGTGGATGGGAAGTATAATCAAGATTTGCATCCAAATATCATTCTTATTGAACTTGGCGGAATCGGCAATTCAGAGGATGAGTTGTACCGGACTGTTGCCATAATTGCAGAATCCATTAGCGAGCTGTTGAGCAACTCGGATGATGCAGAAGAAAAGTGA
- the lepA gene encoding translation elongation factor 4: protein MNNEERLARQKNIRNFSIIAHIDHGKSTLADRLLEKTETVSSREMKSQTLDSMDLERERGITIKLNAVQLSYTAKNGEVYTFHLIDTPGHVDFTYEVSRSLAACEGALLVVDAAQGIEAQTLANVYLALDNDLEILPIINKIDLPAADPDKVKKEIEDVIGLDASEAVHASAKAGIGIEEILEQIVEKVPAPTGDPQAPLKALIFDSHYDQYKGVIVNIRIVEGTVKPGDKIRMMATGKEFEVIETGVFTPNISMRDELSVGDVGFLSAAIKNVGDTRVGDTITNAKNPASEPLPGYRRLNPMVFCGLYPIDSSKYVDLREALEKLELNDSALEYEAETSQALGFGYRCGFLGLLHMEIIQERIEREFKIDLITTAPSVIYNVVTTDGKELKVDNPSMMPDAQKIDHVEEPYVKASIMVPNEFVGSVMELCQQKRGNFITMDYLDASRVNIIYELPLAEIVYDFFDQLKSGTKGYASFDYELIGYKTSKLVKMDILLNGEQVDALSFIVHRDFSYERGKAIVEKLRKLIPRQQFEVPVQAAIGQKIVARSTIKSIGKNVLAKCYGGDISRKRKLLEKQKEGKKRMKQVGSVEVPQEAFMAVLKMDED from the coding sequence ATGAATAATGAGGAAAGATTGGCACGTCAAAAAAACATAAGAAACTTCTCGATTATTGCCCATATCGATCACGGGAAATCGACGTTGGCCGATCGTCTATTGGAAAAGACGGAAACGGTAAGCTCGCGTGAAATGAAATCACAGACACTGGATTCTATGGATTTGGAACGCGAACGTGGAATAACAATTAAATTGAACGCAGTGCAATTATCATACACCGCGAAAAATGGTGAAGTGTATACATTCCACCTTATTGATACTCCGGGGCACGTAGACTTCACGTACGAAGTGTCAAGGAGCCTCGCAGCATGTGAAGGGGCGCTGCTTGTTGTCGATGCAGCTCAAGGAATCGAAGCGCAAACATTAGCGAACGTTTATTTGGCTTTGGACAATGACTTGGAAATCTTGCCTATTATTAATAAAATCGATTTGCCTGCTGCAGACCCGGATAAAGTGAAAAAGGAAATTGAAGATGTTATCGGGTTGGATGCATCTGAAGCAGTACATGCTTCGGCTAAAGCCGGCATCGGCATCGAAGAGATCCTTGAACAGATTGTCGAGAAAGTGCCTGCGCCGACTGGTGATCCACAAGCGCCATTGAAAGCATTGATCTTCGACTCGCACTATGATCAATATAAAGGTGTCATCGTCAATATCCGAATTGTCGAAGGCACTGTCAAGCCGGGCGATAAAATCCGCATGATGGCTACAGGTAAAGAATTCGAAGTTATTGAGACGGGCGTGTTCACACCGAACATATCCATGCGTGATGAACTATCCGTTGGAGATGTCGGATTCCTTTCGGCAGCGATTAAGAATGTCGGTGATACACGGGTTGGAGACACGATTACAAATGCGAAGAACCCGGCTAGCGAACCGCTTCCTGGTTACCGTAGATTGAATCCGATGGTATTCTGTGGATTATATCCGATTGATTCATCCAAATATGTTGACTTGCGTGAAGCGCTCGAGAAACTTGAGCTGAACGATTCAGCTTTGGAATATGAAGCGGAGACTTCGCAGGCACTGGGCTTCGGATATCGATGCGGATTCCTCGGACTGCTCCATATGGAGATCATCCAGGAGCGTATAGAACGTGAATTCAAAATTGACTTGATTACAACTGCACCGAGTGTTATTTACAACGTTGTTACGACTGACGGAAAAGAATTGAAAGTCGACAACCCTTCCATGATGCCGGATGCACAAAAAATCGACCATGTCGAAGAACCTTATGTGAAAGCATCAATCATGGTGCCGAACGAATTCGTTGGTTCCGTCATGGAATTATGCCAGCAAAAACGCGGCAATTTCATTACGATGGATTACTTGGATGCATCTCGTGTAAATATCATCTACGAATTGCCTCTTGCAGAAATCGTCTATGACTTTTTCGACCAACTGAAATCAGGGACGAAAGGATACGCGTCATTTGATTACGAACTGATCGGGTATAAAACATCAAAACTTGTCAAAATGGACATCCTGTTGAACGGTGAGCAAGTCGATGCCCTTAGCTTCATCGTTCACCGCGACTTCAGCTACGAGCGTGGCAAGGCAATTGTTGAGAAACTAAGAAAACTTATTCCTCGTCAACAGTTTGAAGTGCCTGTCCAGGCTGCGATCGGTCAAAAGATCGTTGCACGTTCGACAATCAAGTCAATCGGTAAAAACGTTCTTGCTAAATGTTACGGCGGAGATATCTCCCGTAAAAGAAAGTTGCTTGAGAAGCAAAAAGAAGGGAAGAAACGGATGAAGCAAGTCGGATCCGTCGAAGTCCCACAAGAAGCATTCATGGCCGTTTTGAAAATGGATGAGGACTAA
- a CDS encoding DNA internalization-related competence protein ComEC/Rec2, translating to MIGKVRFIYICMPVAVSAFAVYGPVYILFLNLLLVPIFLLRKEALTPILAVAASLLSYYFISLHVPELKEGGQPATLNLTWTDQVKIDGGKMKGFARTDSGDIVYTLLKFESEAQKLQFQNLHIPSYRFTLEGVFRELPDPAHEYSFNMERYVSMNGAVGMFESERLIGYEFNSGLQTILSRHRWKVKHHIQETFPETLVTEAQALLIGDRSGMDEEAASRYRTLGITHLFAISGLHVGLLTFLFRSLLIRLSIRIETIDNLLITLLPLYAVIAGGAPSVWRAVSVTILILLTATGRFRMRMDDALAMSASGFIILQPFVVFQPGFQLSYLAAFSLIYSTRILSRSGSALKVSFLVTSITQLALYPVLLYHFYELSLSSFIVNLFYVPLYSIIILPMNIVLLMLTYVSPFIVGGVFSLYVPLRGWIEALTEYLASMPYQLWVPGRPGAITSALAVGGTLSFLLSLERGGKVSRAIPFVLIPALLIHVVPYAESELKVTYLDVGQGDSILIELPHRRGIFIIDTGGTVNFGAPNWRSPENFFEVGKSVVVPFLKGKGITKVDKMILTHADSDHMEGADEVLEEIRVDEIHISPGSEKEKTMEDVLRIASEKGIPVFAMAEGVAWSDKSAEFFYMAPATGTYKGNDSSLVLFMATEGPSFLFTGDLEVEGERKFLKTYKDFDWGELILKAGHHGSRTSSSDEFIRFLQPKLTIFSYGKNNRYGHPHAEVVETFEKYHVPTMATADYGSITISVKRGGNYHVISREK from the coding sequence ATGATCGGCAAAGTCCGTTTTATTTACATTTGCATGCCGGTTGCCGTATCCGCTTTTGCCGTATACGGTCCGGTTTACATTTTATTCCTCAATCTATTGCTTGTCCCCATTTTTCTCCTTAGAAAAGAAGCCCTCACTCCGATACTCGCAGTGGCGGCATCATTACTCTCCTATTATTTCATTTCACTCCATGTACCTGAACTTAAAGAAGGCGGTCAGCCTGCCACCCTTAATCTGACTTGGACAGATCAAGTCAAGATCGATGGCGGTAAAATGAAAGGCTTTGCCAGGACCGACTCGGGCGATATCGTCTATACCTTGCTGAAGTTTGAGAGCGAGGCCCAGAAATTGCAATTTCAAAATTTGCATATCCCTTCATACCGTTTCACTTTGGAAGGTGTCTTCCGGGAACTTCCAGACCCTGCACATGAATACTCTTTTAATATGGAGCGTTATGTCAGTATGAACGGCGCCGTCGGCATGTTCGAGTCCGAAAGGTTGATAGGCTATGAATTTAATTCTGGATTGCAGACTATCTTATCTCGGCATAGATGGAAGGTGAAACATCATATCCAGGAAACCTTCCCGGAAACACTCGTAACGGAAGCACAAGCACTGCTCATCGGGGACCGGAGTGGCATGGATGAAGAAGCGGCTTCAAGATACAGGACTCTTGGCATAACCCATCTGTTTGCGATCTCAGGCTTACATGTGGGGTTATTGACCTTTCTATTTCGAAGCCTTCTCATCAGGTTGTCGATACGGATTGAGACAATCGACAATCTACTGATCACCCTTTTGCCTTTATATGCAGTGATAGCAGGTGGTGCGCCATCCGTTTGGCGGGCGGTATCCGTGACGATTTTAATCTTGCTCACCGCAACGGGACGTTTCCGGATGAGAATGGATGACGCACTCGCCATGAGTGCATCTGGTTTTATCATTTTGCAGCCGTTCGTCGTGTTCCAGCCTGGATTCCAACTTTCTTATTTGGCGGCATTCTCGTTGATTTACTCGACAAGAATTCTCTCGCGCAGTGGATCCGCACTCAAAGTATCTTTCCTGGTTACGTCCATAACCCAATTGGCGTTATATCCGGTCCTTTTATATCATTTTTATGAGTTGTCATTATCGTCGTTCATTGTGAACCTTTTCTATGTGCCACTATATTCTATTATTATATTGCCGATGAATATCGTTTTATTAATGTTGACCTATGTTTCCCCTTTTATTGTTGGAGGCGTTTTTTCACTATATGTTCCGCTAAGAGGTTGGATAGAAGCCTTGACGGAATACTTGGCTTCAATGCCTTACCAACTATGGGTGCCAGGTCGTCCAGGGGCGATTACATCGGCACTGGCTGTAGGTGGTACCCTCTCATTCTTACTTTCACTTGAAAGGGGAGGGAAGGTATCTCGGGCTATCCCGTTCGTCTTGATCCCTGCGCTTCTCATCCATGTGGTTCCCTATGCAGAATCCGAATTAAAGGTGACGTACCTTGATGTCGGACAAGGGGATTCCATTCTCATCGAACTTCCGCATCGGCGCGGTATATTTATCATTGACACAGGAGGGACTGTGAATTTCGGAGCACCTAATTGGCGTTCGCCAGAAAATTTTTTCGAAGTGGGCAAAAGCGTTGTCGTCCCATTTTTGAAAGGGAAGGGCATTACTAAAGTCGATAAAATGATTTTAACTCACGCGGATAGCGATCATATGGAAGGCGCGGACGAAGTGCTAGAAGAGATCCGGGTGGATGAGATTCATATATCCCCAGGAAGCGAGAAGGAGAAAACGATGGAAGATGTGTTGCGGATTGCTAGCGAGAAGGGGATACCGGTATTTGCGATGGCTGAAGGGGTGGCGTGGTCGGACAAGTCCGCTGAATTCTTTTATATGGCGCCTGCTACAGGGACATACAAAGGAAATGATAGCTCCCTCGTGCTCTTCATGGCAACTGAAGGTCCTTCGTTCCTGTTCACGGGTGATTTGGAAGTAGAGGGGGAAAGGAAGTTCCTCAAAACATACAAGGACTTTGATTGGGGGGAATTGATCCTCAAAGCCGGACACCACGGCAGCCGAACTTCAAGCTCTGATGAATTCATACGGTTCTTGCAACCAAAGCTGACGATTTTCTCATACGGGAAGAATAATCGATATGGCCATCCGCACGCGGAAGTGGTGGAGACCTTTGAAAAATACCATGTCCCGACGATGGCAACGGCAGATTATGGATCGATAACAATTTCCGTGAAAAGAGGCGGCAACTATCACGTTATATCGCGGGAGAAATGA
- a CDS encoding ComE operon protein 2 — MERITWDQFFMAQCHLLAVRSTCTRLTVGATIVRDNRIIAGGYNGSISGGDHCIDHGCYVVGNHCVRTIHAEMNALLQCAKYGSPVEGSSLYVTHFPCLQCSKAIIQSGIKTVNYASDYKNDEYAIELFKQSGVEIRHVPFDERKVDFTKEGKLQLINDLLVEMETLGAPTDELLPFKRRVDDLFGK, encoded by the coding sequence ATGGAGCGGATTACATGGGATCAGTTTTTTATGGCGCAATGCCATTTGCTTGCGGTCAGGAGCACGTGCACAAGACTTACAGTCGGAGCGACGATTGTCAGGGATAACAGGATCATTGCAGGAGGCTATAACGGCTCCATTTCGGGTGGGGATCATTGCATCGATCACGGATGCTATGTCGTCGGGAACCATTGCGTCCGGACAATCCACGCGGAAATGAATGCATTGCTCCAATGTGCAAAATACGGAAGCCCTGTTGAAGGATCTTCTTTGTATGTAACTCATTTCCCTTGTTTGCAATGTTCGAAAGCGATTATTCAATCCGGAATAAAGACCGTCAATTATGCATCGGATTATAAGAACGACGAATACGCCATAGAGCTTTTCAAGCAATCCGGAGTCGAAATCAGACACGTCCCTTTCGATGAGAGGAAAGTGGATTTCACAAAGGAAGGGAAACTGCAGCTAATCAATGACTTGCTTGTGGAAATGGAAACTTTAGGCGCGCCGACTGACGAGCTTCTCCCATTCAAAAGAAGGGTGGATGACCTATTCGGGAAATGA
- a CDS encoding helix-hairpin-helix domain-containing protein: MGKLFLSIVSGKWRKIITPIAAIAVLSAILFFPRGQAGSQLTVEGGQSPIIDIIQEQLQEEQPIERIEAAEVTILVDIQGAVKYPGVYSLMEGDRLIDAIHAAGGYLEHADSRMLNHAMKLPDEFFIYVPREGEEVDFSGPSASFPPQQGGGVKDDGKVNINTADVQELMTIPGIGPSKAAAILQYREEHGPFSSPDAIMEVSGIGQKTFEKLESFIMAK; encoded by the coding sequence GTGGGAAAGCTGTTTCTATCGATCGTATCCGGAAAATGGCGTAAGATCATCACCCCTATCGCAGCAATCGCTGTACTATCCGCAATTCTGTTCTTTCCCCGAGGACAGGCCGGCAGTCAACTGACAGTCGAAGGCGGACAATCCCCAATTATCGACATTATTCAAGAGCAACTTCAAGAAGAGCAACCGATTGAACGTATTGAGGCGGCCGAGGTGACAATCTTGGTCGACATACAAGGCGCCGTGAAATATCCGGGCGTCTATTCACTTATGGAAGGAGATCGTCTGATTGACGCCATTCACGCGGCGGGAGGCTATTTGGAACACGCGGATTCGCGTATGTTGAACCACGCGATGAAGCTGCCAGATGAATTTTTCATTTACGTCCCGAGGGAAGGCGAAGAAGTCGATTTCTCCGGTCCATCGGCATCATTTCCGCCCCAACAAGGCGGAGGGGTGAAGGATGACGGAAAAGTGAATATCAATACTGCTGATGTGCAGGAACTTATGACAATTCCGGGAATCGGGCCGTCAAAGGCTGCTGCCATCCTTCAATATCGGGAAGAGCATGGACCTTTCAGTTCTCCCGACGCTATAATGGAAGTGTCCGGAATAGGACAAAAGACGTTTGAAAAGCTTGAGTCTTTCATCATGGCAAAATAA
- a CDS encoding class I SAM-dependent DNA methyltransferase — MGNKEAYTDFALVYDELMTDIPYDAYVDLITIAADGIKGKKIIDVGCGTGLLSVKLAKSGAFVTGIDLSQDMLKIAEKRSNDLALTIEFHEKPMQEIEGSEQFDVAVIAIDSLNYLPDRESVLATFRGIQSVLKNGGVLIFDVHSTFKTDVIFMDGPFTFDNDRIAYIWHTEEGDQEHSVLSELSFFVKEESGLYRRFNERHQQRTFHVFEYVDLLREAGFTIERIFADWEDEPPHEESERIFYQVRK, encoded by the coding sequence ATGGGCAATAAGGAAGCCTATACGGATTTCGCTCTCGTCTATGATGAATTGATGACTGATATCCCTTACGATGCATATGTGGATTTGATAACTATTGCTGCAGATGGGATTAAAGGAAAGAAAATCATCGATGTCGGCTGCGGGACGGGTCTGCTTTCCGTCAAGCTAGCGAAATCCGGAGCGTTCGTCACTGGAATCGATCTATCACAGGACATGCTCAAAATTGCGGAAAAACGCTCAAATGACCTTGCCTTGACTATTGAATTTCATGAGAAGCCAATGCAGGAAATAGAGGGCTCGGAGCAGTTTGACGTAGCGGTCATCGCGATCGATTCGCTGAACTATTTACCGGACCGGGAGAGTGTTCTTGCCACATTTAGAGGGATCCAGTCAGTCTTGAAAAACGGTGGAGTGCTCATTTTCGATGTGCACTCCACTTTCAAGACCGATGTCATTTTCATGGACGGCCCTTTTACTTTCGATAACGACCGTATCGCGTATATATGGCACACGGAAGAAGGGGACCAGGAACATTCCGTGCTATCGGAACTCAGCTTCTTCGTCAAAGAGGAGAGCGGACTTTATCGCCGATTCAATGAACGGCATCAACAACGTACATTCCATGTTTTTGAGTATGTGGATTTATTGAGGGAAGCCGGTTTTACGATTGAACGCATTTTTGCAGATTGGGAAGATGAGCCACCGCACGAAGAAAGTGAAAGAATATTTTATCAAGTGCGTAAATGA
- the rpsT gene encoding 30S ribosomal protein S20 — protein sequence MPNIKGAIKRVKQSAAANEQNSAYKAAMRTAVRKADTALINKEENSSELLKDAVKKLDTAARKGLIHKNTAARQKARLTRKAL from the coding sequence ATGCCAAACATCAAAGGTGCAATCAAGCGCGTTAAACAAAGTGCAGCAGCAAATGAGCAAAACTCTGCTTACAAAGCTGCAATGCGTACTGCTGTACGTAAAGCTGACACTGCGCTCATCAATAAAGAAGAGAACTCCTCTGAACTTTTGAAAGACGCAGTCAAAAAATTGGATACAGCTGCTCGTAAAGGTCTTATCCACAAAAATACAGCTGCTCGTCAAAAAGCACGTCTTACAAGAAAAGCTTTGTAA
- a CDS encoding YqzM family protein: MNEFEHDVQSKRNDLIDSGIGFIVAFVAFSAIFVIATIVDFVAH; the protein is encoded by the coding sequence ATGAATGAGTTTGAACATGACGTACAGTCTAAACGCAATGATTTAATCGACTCTGGTATCGGTTTCATTGTAGCTTTCGTTGCCTTTTCTGCAATTTTCGTTATTGCTACAATCGTAGACTTCGTCGCGCACTAA
- the holA gene encoding DNA polymerase III subunit delta — MVNAIWKKINEGKIEPVYLLTGVEQHLIDTTIKRIVKAMPDIDEASVVRFDLDETPVEIVLEEADTLPFLEDRKLIVANNASFLKASDKTKEKVVHNITLLESWLASPSPTAVVLFVAPYEKLDGRKKIVKVLQQKAVVVEAMPLTGRDLTTWIQNEAGTNGVKISPETAQVLVEMAGDSLLTLSNEIAKIGMYMNGTGDVTREIIEMLVPRLPEMDVFRLTDAYMTGNVKGTISIYHDLLRNGEEPIMLTSLIAGQIRLMIHVSSLVKKGYQQQQIAKTLNVHPYRVKLIMENRSIPKMERLLLILQKLAKIDHQLKSTSGKRERVLEIFFMEPLRV, encoded by the coding sequence GTGGTCAACGCGATATGGAAAAAGATAAATGAAGGAAAAATAGAACCTGTTTATTTATTGACAGGCGTCGAACAGCATTTGATTGATACAACAATTAAACGAATTGTGAAGGCGATGCCAGACATCGATGAAGCTTCTGTCGTCCGCTTCGATTTGGACGAAACGCCAGTAGAGATCGTTCTTGAAGAGGCAGATACACTTCCTTTTTTGGAAGACAGGAAATTGATCGTTGCCAATAACGCCTCATTCCTGAAGGCGTCCGATAAAACGAAAGAGAAAGTCGTACATAATATCACACTGCTTGAATCTTGGCTCGCAAGTCCATCACCGACTGCTGTAGTCTTGTTTGTTGCGCCTTATGAAAAACTAGATGGACGGAAAAAAATTGTGAAGGTGTTGCAGCAAAAAGCTGTCGTAGTGGAAGCGATGCCACTCACCGGACGTGATTTGACAACATGGATCCAAAATGAAGCAGGAACGAACGGCGTCAAGATTAGCCCGGAAACTGCGCAAGTGCTCGTTGAGATGGCTGGAGATAGCCTTTTGACATTATCCAATGAAATCGCCAAAATCGGTATGTATATGAATGGAACTGGTGACGTGACACGGGAAATCATTGAAATGCTTGTCCCTCGCCTACCCGAAATGGATGTCTTCCGTCTGACGGACGCATATATGACCGGAAATGTGAAGGGTACAATCTCAATTTACCATGACCTTTTAAGAAATGGCGAAGAGCCCATCATGCTCACATCCCTCATTGCAGGTCAGATTCGATTGATGATCCATGTATCCTCATTAGTTAAAAAAGGATACCAACAGCAGCAGATCGCCAAAACGTTGAACGTTCATCCATACCGGGTCAAACTAATAATGGAAAATCGGAGCATCCCCAAAATGGAAAGGCTCCTTCTCATTTTGCAAAAGCTGGCGAAAATTGACCATCAATTAAAATCAACAAGCGGCAAAAGGGAAAGAGTACTAGAAATCTTTTTCATGGAGCCACTAAGGGTTTGA
- the hemW gene encoding radical SAM family heme chaperone HemW, translated as MRGMYIHIPFCHQICHYCDFNKVFFKNQPVDEYIESIGNELTIMANEGHSFEGLETVFLGGGTPTSLSEKQLDRLLEIIHQHVDVRALREFSTEANPDELTRGKLSVLKNGGVGRLSIGVQSFDEQLLKRIGRTHSADTPTKVIRDAREIGFENISIDLIYGLPEQAVKQWEETIDKALSLDLPHYSGYSLIVEPKTVFYNLMNKGKLPLPGEDIEAEMFSMLMDRMVKAGRRQYEISNFALPGSESIHNLIYWDNDEYAGIGAGAHGYLKGRRYANYGPLRKYMESMETGSRPVMESNEVTSTEAMEEEMFLGLRKSEGVSLQSFKSKFGKSLTEEYGIVLAELSGKGLISESGGSIKLTRKGVFRGNEVFQQFLK; from the coding sequence ATGCGAGGCATGTATATTCATATTCCTTTCTGCCACCAGATTTGCCATTACTGCGATTTCAATAAAGTGTTCTTTAAAAATCAACCAGTTGATGAATATATCGAATCGATCGGTAACGAACTTACCATTATGGCGAATGAGGGACATTCATTCGAAGGGCTTGAAACGGTCTTCCTGGGCGGAGGTACACCGACTTCATTATCGGAAAAACAATTAGACCGATTGCTTGAAATCATCCATCAGCATGTCGATGTCCGTGCATTGCGGGAGTTTTCGACGGAGGCAAATCCAGATGAATTGACCCGAGGAAAGCTGTCCGTCCTAAAAAACGGTGGAGTAGGTCGTCTGAGCATAGGCGTCCAATCATTCGACGAGCAACTTTTGAAAAGGATCGGTAGGACGCATAGCGCGGATACTCCAACCAAAGTTATTCGCGACGCACGCGAGATCGGTTTTGAAAACATAAGTATCGACCTTATTTATGGGTTGCCGGAGCAGGCCGTCAAACAATGGGAAGAAACTATTGATAAAGCTCTATCATTGGACCTTCCCCATTATTCGGGTTACTCGCTCATCGTCGAGCCTAAAACTGTTTTTTATAATTTAATGAATAAAGGCAAGCTGCCGTTGCCCGGCGAGGATATCGAGGCAGAGATGTTTTCCATGCTCATGGACCGGATGGTTAAAGCAGGTAGGCGGCAATACGAAATAAGTAATTTTGCGTTGCCTGGGAGTGAATCAATCCATAATCTCATTTATTGGGATAATGACGAGTACGCAGGCATCGGTGCAGGTGCACATGGATATTTGAAGGGACGAAGGTACGCAAATTACGGACCTCTCAGAAAGTATATGGAATCCATGGAGACAGGATCGCGACCCGTAATGGAATCAAATGAAGTGACAAGTACCGAAGCGATGGAAGAGGAAATGTTTTTAGGCTTGCGCAAATCCGAAGGCGTTTCCCTGCAGTCCTTCAAATCGAAATTCGGTAAATCATTGACCGAAGAGTATGGCATTGTTCTCGCAGAATTGTCCGGAAAAGGACTGATTTCCGAATCAGGGGGTAGTATTAAACTGACACGGAAAGGCGTTTTCAGAGGGAACGAAGTCTTCCAGCAATTTCTCAAATGA